In one window of Leptospira sp. WS92.C1 DNA:
- a CDS encoding rhodanese-related sulfurtransferase has protein sequence MAKQGDSEQIPKIKKRSLHNIYGKEILKKRLESETFPRTTLSFYRYVILESVEELRDTLYLEWDSLGLLGRIYIAREGINAQISLPSHNLGLFRENLNSRNEFKNIPLKIAVEDDGKSFLKLDLKVRKKIVADGLDDDVFDVTNVGNHLNAEEFNRHLESGDSIVVDVRNHYESEIGHFENAILPQSDTFREELRILLELLNGKEDQKILMYCTGGIRCEKASAWLRHHGYKDVNQLHGGIISYAHEVSQKGLESKFKGKNFVFDGRLQETISSEVIASCHQCGSTSDRHVNCANPGCHILFIQCESCSEKYEGCCTEECRNVLHLPEEKQKEIRKGHLNENRFFTKSRIRPKISDLYKTQKPYETI, from the coding sequence ATGGCAAAACAGGGCGATTCAGAGCAAATTCCAAAAATCAAAAAACGTTCTCTTCACAATATTTACGGGAAAGAAATTCTTAAAAAACGTCTGGAATCGGAGACTTTCCCGAGAACCACCCTATCTTTTTATCGTTATGTCATCTTAGAATCCGTGGAAGAACTGCGGGACACTCTCTATCTGGAGTGGGATTCTCTCGGTCTTTTGGGAAGAATTTACATTGCAAGAGAGGGGATCAACGCCCAGATATCCCTCCCTTCTCACAACCTGGGTTTGTTTCGTGAAAATTTGAACTCAAGAAACGAATTTAAAAATATACCCCTTAAGATCGCAGTTGAAGACGATGGAAAGTCGTTCTTAAAATTGGATTTGAAAGTCAGAAAGAAAATCGTCGCGGACGGTTTGGACGACGATGTGTTCGACGTGACTAACGTAGGAAATCATCTCAACGCGGAAGAATTTAACCGTCACTTGGAGTCTGGGGATTCCATCGTGGTCGACGTACGAAATCATTATGAAAGCGAGATCGGACACTTCGAAAATGCCATCCTTCCGCAATCGGATACGTTCAGAGAGGAGTTGCGGATTCTTCTCGAACTTCTGAATGGAAAAGAGGATCAGAAAATTCTAATGTATTGTACGGGTGGGATTCGATGTGAGAAGGCAAGCGCCTGGCTCAGACATCACGGTTATAAGGATGTAAATCAACTTCACGGAGGTATCATCTCCTACGCGCACGAGGTTTCACAAAAGGGATTGGAGTCCAAGTTTAAGGGAAAGAATTTCGTGTTCGACGGACGTCTTCAGGAAACGATCAGTTCCGAGGTGATCGCGTCCTGTCATCAGTGCGGATCTACAAGCGATCGGCACGTCAACTGCGCCAATCCGGGTTGTCATATTTTATTCATTCAATGCGAGAGCTGTTCCGAAAAATACGAAGGCTGCTGCACGGAAGAATGCAGAAACGTTTTGCATCTTCCCGAGGAAAAACAAAAAGAAATTAGAAAGGGTCATTTGAACGAGAATCGTTTTTTTACAAAATCCAGGATTCGTCCAAAAATATCCGATCTTTATAAAACGCAGAAGCCCTACGAAACGATTTGA
- a CDS encoding bile acid:sodium symporter family protein: MMELDSVRINFNESGLAFLNILLGLIMYGIALELKLGDFKLLFEKPKASITGILSQFVLFPFATYLLLWILNPPPGVALGMLLVAACPGGNISNFITLLAKGNTALSISLTAFSSALAIVATPFNFFFWGSLYPPVQTVLKEIVLNPWDVFKAILVILLIPITLGILTKHYLPKIAGKIEKPLKILSAMIFVAFLIIALAANFKIFLQVIHRVFIYVFLMNTAGFLLGYFFAKLMRLDEKDARCISIETGIQNSGLGLVLIFAFFEGQGSMAIIAATWGIWHAIAGVCLAWFWSKKAPDNITTQIVS, encoded by the coding sequence ATGATGGAACTGGACTCCGTTCGGATCAATTTTAACGAAAGCGGATTAGCTTTCCTGAATATTCTTTTGGGATTGATTATGTATGGAATCGCTCTCGAATTAAAATTGGGGGATTTCAAGCTGCTTTTTGAAAAACCAAAGGCGTCCATTACCGGAATCTTATCCCAGTTTGTGCTTTTCCCGTTTGCCACTTATCTGTTGCTCTGGATCTTAAACCCTCCCCCTGGGGTTGCCTTGGGAATGTTGCTTGTCGCAGCCTGTCCTGGGGGGAATATCTCAAATTTTATCACGCTGCTCGCAAAAGGAAACACCGCGCTTTCCATTTCTTTAACTGCTTTTTCCTCTGCCCTCGCAATCGTTGCGACACCGTTTAATTTCTTTTTTTGGGGAAGTTTGTATCCTCCGGTTCAGACGGTTCTGAAAGAAATCGTGCTCAATCCCTGGGACGTGTTCAAAGCCATTCTTGTGATTCTTTTGATACCGATCACGTTAGGAATTCTCACAAAACATTATCTACCTAAGATCGCGGGTAAGATCGAAAAACCCTTAAAGATTTTATCCGCTATGATCTTTGTCGCATTTTTAATCATTGCCCTCGCGGCCAATTTTAAGATTTTTCTACAAGTAATCCATCGAGTCTTTATTTACGTTTTCCTAATGAACACCGCCGGATTTTTACTCGGTTATTTTTTCGCAAAACTCATGCGGCTGGATGAAAAGGACGCGCGTTGTATTTCGATCGAAACCGGAATTCAAAACTCGGGACTCGGCCTTGTTCTAATCTTTGCATTTTTCGAAGGTCAGGGAAGTATGGCAATCATAGCAGCCACTTGGGGAATCTGGCACGCAATCGCAGGGGTTTGCCTTGCCTGGTTTTGGTCCAAGAAAGCTCCGGATAATATTACGACTCAAATCGTTTCGTAG
- a CDS encoding TauD/TfdA family dioxygenase, which produces MATKALTKPKTKNKLQSKSKSKAVSSKKASPKTGSNLQKGFLNSNNPLPVVYQPISIDQASKASLIAWTKTNKRALTEDLKKYGAILFRGFQIVSPQDFEDVILTVDSNLKNNYLGTSPRNQVTKYAFTATELPSAYPIMQHAEMSFLDSPPKKLFFFCGKAPGKFGETPITDLRKVLQDVPQSIRDKFEKNKIRYSRVYDGPSNRSRFQFWKTKRWDEMFQTKDRTEVEKISKKQNFKVEWFGQDNIRLINTTQAIRKHPEFKSLAWHNHSQVFHIDAARKEYWHIFSRQKTLRGFFVGLALEALTFLKKLTTKKEYLDTHCTYGDGAEISLKELTQIQAAFWKNISLFSWQNGDILVIDNYSVSHGRHPFTGPREIFVAWAD; this is translated from the coding sequence ATGGCGACGAAAGCTCTTACAAAACCAAAGACAAAAAACAAACTGCAATCAAAATCGAAATCAAAGGCCGTCTCTTCCAAAAAAGCTTCGCCTAAAACGGGATCGAACTTACAAAAAGGCTTTTTAAATTCGAACAATCCTCTCCCTGTCGTTTATCAACCGATTTCAATCGATCAGGCAAGCAAGGCTTCTTTGATCGCATGGACTAAGACCAACAAACGCGCGTTAACCGAAGACCTCAAAAAATACGGAGCGATTCTTTTCAGAGGATTTCAAATCGTTTCTCCTCAGGATTTCGAAGACGTCATTCTGACAGTGGATTCCAATCTCAAAAATAATTATCTCGGAACCTCTCCCCGGAACCAGGTTACTAAATACGCGTTCACTGCGACCGAACTTCCCTCCGCGTATCCGATTATGCAACACGCCGAGATGAGCTTTCTCGATTCTCCGCCTAAAAAACTTTTTTTCTTTTGCGGTAAAGCTCCTGGCAAGTTCGGAGAAACCCCGATCACGGATCTGAGAAAGGTTCTACAAGATGTTCCGCAATCCATCCGCGACAAGTTTGAAAAAAACAAAATCCGGTATTCAAGGGTGTATGACGGACCTTCCAACCGATCACGTTTTCAATTTTGGAAAACAAAACGTTGGGATGAAATGTTTCAAACCAAAGATAGAACCGAGGTCGAAAAAATTTCCAAAAAACAAAACTTCAAAGTGGAATGGTTTGGGCAAGACAACATACGATTGATCAATACGACACAAGCAATCCGCAAACATCCGGAATTCAAATCGCTTGCTTGGCACAATCATTCTCAGGTATTTCATATAGACGCGGCCAGAAAGGAATACTGGCATATCTTTTCCCGTCAAAAAACTCTTCGCGGATTTTTTGTGGGACTCGCACTTGAGGCGCTTACCTTTCTCAAAAAGCTAACCACCAAAAAAGAATATCTAGATACACATTGCACCTACGGAGATGGTGCGGAAATTTCCCTCAAAGAATTGACTCAAATCCAGGCAGCCTTCTGGAAAAACATTTCTCTTTTCTCCTGGCAAAACGGAGATATCCTTGTGATCGATAATTATTCGGTCTCCCACGGAAGACATCCGTTTACCGGTCCGAGAGAAATTTTTGTAGCGTGGGCGGATTAA
- a CDS encoding NAD(P)-dependent alcohol dehydrogenase — protein MKVYEIQNQFGLENLKITERPDPIPGPGEVLVRFRAASLNYRDYLMAIGKYNPRQKLPLIPLSDGAGEIAQIGPGITKWKLGDKVCANFAQTWIDGAPDIDMLRNTLGGPQDGTLCEYRIFGEQGLVPMPDHLSFAEAATLPCAALTAYTAIVTHGNIQPGATVVVQGTGGVSIFALQFAKMMGARVIATSSSDDKLAKVKALGADEVINYNEKTNWDREVRKITDMKGADLIIEVGGAGTLQKSIASTKPWGTIALIGVLAGGESNNLSLFPILMQGIRVQGIIVGSKRNFEDMNKAINANQIKPIVDHVYSFEETPEAFETLKAGKHFGKVCIEI, from the coding sequence ATGAAAGTTTATGAAATTCAAAACCAATTCGGACTGGAAAATTTAAAGATCACCGAACGTCCGGACCCGATCCCAGGTCCCGGAGAGGTTTTAGTTCGATTCAGAGCTGCCTCTTTAAATTATAGAGACTATTTGATGGCGATCGGAAAATACAACCCGAGACAAAAACTTCCCCTCATTCCTCTTTCGGACGGCGCGGGCGAAATCGCTCAAATAGGTCCCGGCATTACCAAATGGAAGCTCGGAGATAAGGTTTGCGCCAATTTTGCACAAACCTGGATCGACGGAGCGCCCGATATCGACATGCTCAGAAATACTCTCGGCGGTCCTCAGGACGGAACTCTTTGCGAATATAGAATTTTCGGAGAACAGGGTCTTGTCCCAATGCCCGATCACCTTTCCTTTGCGGAGGCCGCCACTCTTCCCTGCGCTGCATTGACCGCATACACTGCCATCGTGACTCACGGAAACATTCAGCCCGGAGCGACCGTAGTCGTTCAAGGAACCGGAGGGGTCTCCATTTTTGCATTACAATTTGCTAAAATGATGGGCGCAAGAGTGATCGCAACTTCTTCCAGCGATGATAAATTGGCGAAAGTAAAAGCCCTCGGCGCAGACGAAGTCATCAACTACAACGAAAAAACAAACTGGGACCGAGAGGTTCGTAAGATTACTGATATGAAAGGAGCGGATCTGATCATAGAAGTCGGCGGAGCAGGTACATTACAAAAATCGATCGCGAGTACAAAACCTTGGGGAACGATCGCCCTTATCGGAGTGCTTGCAGGAGGAGAAAGCAACAACCTTTCTCTCTTTCCGATTCTCATGCAGGGAATTCGAGTTCAAGGAATTATCGTAGGAAGCAAAAGAAATTTTGAAGACATGAACAAAGCGATCAACGCAAACCAAATCAAACCGATTGTGGACCATGTCTATTCCTTCGAGGAAACTCCAGAGGCTTTTGAAACACTCAAAGCCGGAAAACATTTCGGAAAGGTCTGCATCGAAATTTAA
- a CDS encoding SufE family protein: MGVIEEIQREIISEFSECTDWQERYQLLIEMGDELRPIPDFFKTEERLVPGCQSRVWIIPEEKEGMIQFQADSDSAITRGMIALLIRVFSGRTREEIKNASLEFLKEIGLDKHLSISRRNGLYSMVNILRNS, from the coding sequence ATGGGTGTCATCGAAGAAATTCAGAGGGAAATTATTTCGGAATTTTCGGAATGTACCGATTGGCAGGAACGTTATCAGCTTCTCATTGAGATGGGGGACGAGCTACGACCCATTCCCGATTTTTTCAAAACGGAAGAGCGCTTGGTTCCTGGATGTCAATCGCGGGTTTGGATCATCCCCGAAGAAAAAGAGGGAATGATCCAATTTCAAGCGGACAGCGACTCCGCCATCACTCGCGGAATGATTGCTCTTTTAATTCGTGTTTTTTCGGGAAGAACCCGGGAGGAAATCAAAAACGCTTCGCTTGAATTTTTAAAGGAGATCGGACTGGATAAACATTTGTCTATATCTAGACGAAACGGTTTGTATTCCATGGTCAATATTTTGCGGAACAGTTGA
- a CDS encoding MORN repeat-containing protein, producing MLNLLSYSKARFQIFTKTKKGKIYGILLIAVILFFSVTLYMRVTRFECLSGDCENGFAKIQYRGGSYYEGYVKNSHPDGYGLFKNEEGHLYRGEWKRGQKQGKGFYRYPDGSSYSGFFLNNKKHGIGQFVWRDGSTLNSRWNEDKPDGAGRLILTDGIKLDGVYRSGRIFDGKGAFIYPNGNIYIGSWRAGKREGYGILQDESGKIIYKGNWKKDIEAPNSKKENEL from the coding sequence ATTCTAAATTTACTTTCGTATTCAAAAGCCCGTTTTCAAATTTTTACCAAAACAAAAAAGGGAAAAATATACGGAATATTGCTAATCGCTGTAATCCTTTTTTTTTCGGTCACTCTATACATGAGAGTCACAAGGTTCGAATGTCTTTCGGGTGATTGCGAAAACGGGTTTGCGAAGATCCAGTATAGAGGTGGATCCTATTACGAAGGATATGTTAAAAATTCTCATCCTGACGGATACGGGTTGTTTAAAAACGAAGAGGGACATCTATACAGAGGTGAATGGAAACGGGGACAAAAACAAGGGAAAGGGTTTTACAGATACCCCGACGGCTCTTCTTATTCCGGTTTTTTTCTAAATAACAAAAAGCACGGAATTGGACAGTTTGTCTGGAGAGACGGGAGCACTCTGAACTCGAGATGGAACGAAGACAAACCCGATGGTGCAGGAAGATTAATTCTAACGGATGGAATCAAATTGGATGGTGTCTACAGAAGTGGTCGCATTTTTGATGGAAAAGGCGCCTTTATCTATCCAAATGGAAATATCTATATTGGATCTTGGCGTGCAGGAAAAAGAGAAGGTTACGGAATTCTTCAAGATGAATCAGGAAAAATCATCTATAAGGGCAATTGGAAAAAAGACATCGAAGCGCCGAATTCAAAAAAGGAAAACGAACTATGA